A window of Pyrus communis chromosome 3, drPyrComm1.1, whole genome shotgun sequence genomic DNA:
GATACTGTACAAGCAGCCAGGGGCGGAATCATGTAGAAGGCAAGCTGGAACTTAGCCGCCTGGCCTAATTTTATTTACTAGTCTCATTTTCCGCCTGCAATTTGGCCTAGATCCCAACCTCTTTCATGCACCAGCTGGTTCCGCCACTGCTAGCAGCTAGCCTATTCTACTCCGCTAAAAAAACGAAGTAAAAAATCACACTTTTTTGGGGTCAGCAACAGATTTTGACGCGCTCTCCCTCAGCAAGCACCTGTTGGCCCATGCAACAATCTTAGGGCACTCTGCCTCCATGCTCAAGTTTCCACGGCTCTCAAACACATAAAAGTAGTTGTAGAATCCGATAAGGGCAATGTCCAAGAAGCCGAATCTCTCACCCCCTAAGTACGGCTTGTCTCCGAGCTCTCTTTCCAACTGCTTCAGGATTTCAATAAATTCCTTCTTTGCTGCCTCATGTTCTTCTCCTTTTATGCTCCATATCTTCCTCCCAGCAACATGAAACTACAATTTTTGGAAACAATGTTTGACATCATTCGATGCGACGAAAAGTCGgatacaaattttaaaaaattgaactgcaattaatatttttatattaaagcAGCATTCTAAAAAAACCATCGTGCACTCTTTtgttgtgaaaataaaaataacgaGAGGAATACATGGTTGCTATTTGAGAGTGCTATTAACCATTCTTGAAGGGAAAAACAGCAAATTTAGACAAAACAGCTTAGACCTTCTTATCAATCAAGTCAGCCCAGAACCTGGCCCGAGCTCGGTCGTAAGGATCAAGGGGAAGCAAAGAAGCAGCTTGATCCTTCCAAACCTCATCAATGTACTGCACAATGATGAGTGACTCACAGACCGGTTTGCCGTTGTGGATGAGAACCGGGATCTTCTTGTGAACCGGATTCATCTGCAGAAGGAGAGGGCTCTTGTTCGACAAGTCCTCCTGTCTGTACACATACTTGACACCTTCtctgttggaaattatatattataataaaaaatattgtaatatataattttttttagaaagatTATGTTATTTATATTTAGGTGCATTCCCTTGTCAAATAatgtatacttatagatgaaaagttacatctctttaatAAGAAATACTTGGGTGCTATATAAACTCATGAAACCATCATCATTAAGATAAGAAAATTAGataatttttactcttgagaaataaggtttcctcactttgtttctctcattcTTCGTTTGTCAAATTccgagtcgtgtcttgagagtacggaatatataaaATTCGCCAGagtccgaagattgaagtgcttcgacgttggattatagattgttgaattcTAGGAGACAGACGCCTactgaactacaagcacaagaatatggacgaaattctatttttaggcattgcatttatgcaagtctcaatctccaagtttgtcagtttttctaattttctccctagttgtttatattagtttcatacataattgatgttgtgaatttctttaggattattattattgaaattcttgtgttattttcgtattttctaatattgctccaacattCTCTTCCAGGGCTATTCTGGACCTCTCCCCAAACATGCTGGTCCAGAATCCCAAAACTACAACCTTGCCCGCCATTGTCGACGCACAAGCTTCTTGCAGCTGAATTTTCTTCTTGCAAAAATCAAAGCCTTAGAGCTAGAATATCATGAAGCACTACTGACTATTAAGGCCGTTATATTGTGATGGGTGTGTCAGTGTGTGCTGTGGCATGTTTGACACTTGGTTTCAGACTTTCAGTTCAGGCTCACAATTTCGTTTTGGGATTTTGGCCAGTTATATGATACATTGGTTTATGTTAATTAACAACTAATAATGTTTACTAATGTTGTAACATATAATTCTTCTAAATAAATAACCCATATGAAATTAGCCACAGCCAGTAACAATATCTTTTTGAGGAAGCATATGCATGGGCATGGTCATGTGATCATCAATGTCATTCCAACAGTATGCGGCACTTTGATGTGCTTCTGTTGTTAATATGTTCTCATCTTTGTTGTTTGcttttgttgttcaattatcACATTGTTGTCAACTTGTTATAGCAAAGAAGTTGAGTTACTTAAattatcattttgttttcattaagTCTAGAATTCCTTTGATTTGGGAAGACATTTGAATCTCCAATTTTTCCTTTTAACACCATGAGCTCGAAATATTATTGTGCAATACGAGAATACCACCATATGTTATAACCAGTACCCACGTGTTCTTATAACAAATGAAGAGTGGCATCCCAAAGCAGTAATAAACCCATAAATGCTGGTCCAGAAGCTCACAACTACAACCTCGTCCGCCATTGTTGACAATCAAACTTCTTGTGCTGGGGGATGTTTGACAGGCTAGCTGACACTCGCGAGTACTGTAAAAGGAACATAAAGATTATTGGATACAGTGGTTGATGTCACTCAACAACTAATCATGTATTTACTGTTGTAATACATTATTCTTTTAGAATCCGGATCCTCGACGGAtcatctttgtgaggattttaggGATACGTGAATCatatttgttcatcgtacatcgtacggttataaattattttaaatatttttatttaaaattaaatacaaatagtacctgaTAAAACTGAccgcataatgtacgatgaacaaatatAATTTACGAATCCTCAGAATCCTCACCAAAAGAATTCGGAGAGAATCCTGTTAGGTTCTTTTAAACCAATAGTCGTGGAATTAGCCAGTAATATTCTACTAATTGTACTGCTTTAATAGATTTCTAGTGCTTCAGTTTGATTCAAATTCTACGTCCATATATCGTTTCAATACGTTAGTTTTGTGATATGCAATTAATTACTCCTTActaattaatttctaatttttcaatTGCAGATCGTAATGTAATCATTTGATTTCATTATGTATTGTTAAACGCATGAGAAGTTTTGAATTAGAATAATTTCAATACTAATGTATTAGTAAATGCAGAGAAATTCAGATTTCTGAATAATTTCAATTCTATAACATGAACAGAAGACTTGCCATAAGAGCTACGTACAATTGATGTTGGTTTACTTTTCTAGTCTCGGGCCTTTGTTTTGCGTGTTCATGTTGGTCTACGTACAATTGATCAggtttttaaccaaaaaaataatgaacTTTGATCAGGTCTAAATTCTTTCCACCGAAGATTAAGACTTAAAGCAatctaattatattttaatcaaaatacaCACTGTTATCTGGCCTCGACCAGAATATATATACGTACAAGGATGAAGCAAAATAGAATCTCTCCATCAGCACTCTGATCTCCATGTCCGACTTCCGCCTTACTTTGAATGCTTGACTTTCTGCCCATAAATACTGGTCTCCCTGAAACACCCCATCACCACTCACACCTTCatattgaaaattaatattCTTGTTGTTGTAATTGTTCACTTGTAATACTTCAAATTATTAATCAGTTCAAATAGTCCAATCTTCAATGGCGGATGAGGTGGTATTATTAGACTTCTGGCCAAGCCCATTTGGGATGAGGGTGAAAATTGCACTGGCCGAGAAGGGCAAGTGCAAAGAGGAGGACTACGTGAGCAACACGAGTCCACTTGCTGCAGATGAACCCGATTCACAAGAAAGTCCCGGTTTTCATTTACAATGGCAAACCGGTCTCTGAGTCTCTCATTGCCGTTCAATACATTGATGAGGTTTGGAAGGATGAAGCTCCACTGTTGCCTTCTGATGCTTACCTTAGAGCCCAAGCTAGGTTCTGGGCTGACTTCGTTGACAATAAGGTAGTTTTACACATTTACTAATTTGTGTTTGGACTTTGCTTAATTTTAGTCATTCGCTAATTTCTGGTTACAAAATTGTGTTGGTTTTAAGCTTGTAACAAAACAATGTTTTTATTAATCATAGCATGCTAGCTACAATTCTCACATGAGGGAtgatatgaagaaagttgaggtttcactgtaaaatcaattggtaatatgagaaGTAGCCCAATCTCTtacaagagaaattttttattgtaacagGAACATGGGtgggtacaccacgtgtttttatgtgagtggtggaaaattttattttttaagttattaacttttgaacacacatatctcatcatttgtataatgacacgtgtaGTACCATCTCGTGtgccgatcacactgaaaaaatCTCTCCTCTTATAAGCctatgcaaggtccctcctcccatcaatgtagGGCTCATTTTCAACATGCCCTCTCACGTGtagcgaattttcaagcctaacacgtggacaatacAACGAGGTTACGTGAAGCGCGTgtggcttcacacgtgggacaacctGACTGTGATACCATGAAGATagttggggttccaccataaaaccaattggcaatatggagagtaACCCACCCTCTTATAAGGCCATGCAAAGTCCCTTCTCCTATTAATGTGAAACTCATTCTCAACAGGATATACTCACCATTAGAATTAACTTAAAATGAACATTGTTTTAGGGAGAAAATTGGGGAATGAATAGATGCCTTTTTTAAGTACATGTGTGTaacatgtttaattttgatgGAAATTCTTATCGAATTAGCATCAAAGACCAATGCATGCTTCAAATTTTGTCAATTCAGTTCCAACCTTTTGGGGATTTTAATTCAAGGACTAAAAGTACAATGCGGTGATAGTTCAAGAATCAAGACTCCaatttatgaaaaaatataaatcaaGAATTTGATCTTCCTTGCTTCAAATCGTAAAGATATGAAAGGGGTCTAACCCTAAAATTTTGTGCAATATAATGCAGATACATGTGATTGGAAGGAGGATATGGACAACCAAAGCTGAAGAGCTAGATGCAGCAAAGAAAGAATTCCTTGAAAGCATTAGGGTGTTAGAAGGAGAGCTTGGAAACAAGCCTTACTTTGGCGGTGAGACCTTCGGTTTTGTCGACGTGGCACTTATCCCTTTCTATAGCTGGTTTTTTGTGTATGAGAAGTTTGGCAACTTCAGTGTGgatgaacagtacccaaagtTATTTGCAGCAGACTCTGTCCAAGTCTCTTCCCGACCAGAAAAACCTCTATGACTTCGTTCTGTAGCGGAGGAAAACGTTGGGAGTAGATGCTTAGTATATGCGTACTTGATCTTGTGCTTTTTATGAGTTTTAACCTTCAACCGTCCGATTTAGGGTACCTTTGCAATAAGAGGGCAGTTGATTAGTTATGTCATACGATGTATTGTGTAATAGTTATAAATAAttgggtaaatatcagtttactaccctcaaattttctggttttcaacatttggtacatgaagtttatTTCGTCCCAAAgccatacctaaagtgttaattttggaataatttcatacatccgttagtcaaactatTAACTCTGCCGTTAATTGATGACGTAACGcctatgtggacaatgactagatgccacgtgtcattaaagggtccacgtggaaattaaaaattcaaaaaaataattatttaaagagaggagaaaaaaaaaaaaaaaaggcaaaaccCAGATCGTCTtccccaaaaaagaaaaaaagatatatAAATCGAGGCAACAGACAAACAAAAAGACAGTAATTTTCCCACGTtcctcggcaaccaaacagagataaaggagaaaaaataaaaccaacagTAAAAATGGTAAACTTTCCcgcattttctcagcaaccaaacagagaaagacaaaaaaagaatcaaaaccaATGTAAGATAATCTAAAAATTAAGCCAAaggtgtaagatcccacatcggcGACGCGAGGGCTGATCTTGAGCCTTATATGTCCATACCCAGGGCTTTAACTTAAaggaggccttttggggctGCGGCCTGCAAAAACAAACCCGTGAGTAGCCTGGGGTCCGCGACATAGTCCGGCCCAGGAAtgcaaagcggacaatatcgtgctatcgTGGAggagaccgggatgtgacaatttggtatcagagccagactcgcGGCCGtttggtgtgccgacgaggacgtcggtctccctaaggggggtggattgtaagatcccacatcggcGACGCGAAGGCTGATCTtgagccttatatgtacatacccAGGGCTTTAACTTCAaggaggccttttggggctGCGGCCTGCAAAAACAAACCCGTGAGTAGCCTGGGGTCTGCGACATAGTTCGGCCCAGGAATGCAAATCGGACAATATCCTTGGAGGAggagaccgggatgtgacaatttggtatcagagccagactcgcGGCCGTtcggtgtgccgacgaggacgtcggcctccctaagggggtggattgtaagatcccacatcggcGACGCGAGGGCTGATCTTGAGCCTTATATGTCCATACCCAGGGCTTTAACTTAAaggaggccttttggggctGCGGCCTGCAAAAACAAACCCATGAGTAGCCTGGGGTCCGTGACATAGTCCAGCCCAGGAAtgcaaagcggacaatatccttGGAGGAggagaccgggatgtgacaaaaggAAAGAACTTTAGCCATACCCATAACTCCACTAACGACACTGTGGACGGCACAGTTGTTCCAAACGTCTTGGACGCGCATCTCCTCCACTGTAGGTGGCAATATAGGCTCAATTGGCAGCTTCTCGACCTCTCTCTGTGCAGCCCATATCGTTCCCTTTAAACCCATACTTCGGAAGCGGGCAGGACCCTTGCGGTGGTGGGTGTGCGACTTGAAAACAGAACCCACACCCTTCGCCAAAGGGACAAACCCAGACCCCCAACCACGATCCCTACGCCTCTCCCTCAAAACCCAACGACCCCCATGCTTTTCTCTGAGTGTACCCTCTCTCCCATTCATGAAATCAAGGATTTGCAGCAACAGCGCTGAGATCCCTACTCTTCccctttcccttctttctttcgctctgtctctgtctccctctccctctccttcaGCATGGCTTCCCGACTGTGAAACCCTCAGCGAGGGATCCCTTTTactcctccctctccctctatcCAACTGCGAAACCCATGATCTGggttttgcttttttattttttattttatttttatttttttaacttttctttaaataattatttttttgaattttgaatttccatGTGGACctcttaatgacacgtggcgtccaCTTAGGCGCCACGTCATCAATTAATGACAGAGTTAACAATTtgactaacagatgtatgagactgtcccaaaattcaCGCTTTAGGTATGACtatgggacgaaaaaaacttcatgtaccaaatgttgaaaatcacgaaACTTAAAGGAAGTAAACTGATATTGTCATGCCCCAATCTCGATATACGTCCAGAATCGACGCTTGACATCACCAATTACCCGCATATCTAACATTTCCCACCTCCGGGATATGTACAAAGCATAGATCAAGATTCGAATTTCATAGCATTTTTCGTATATTTTATAGccgcatctaacctcctcgttagacagcctacgtaccctcaatatgaatcaagccattcgtagttcaccattcgTCAATCTCTAATCTTTTCGTAAAATACTTCTCGCATAAAATCTTAGAGCACCACACTACACATCAACCTTAAGCCAAACAACAATTATCATCTTTCCATGCACGCATGTAAGCCATTCTCACACAGATGCTTTCCAAttcatccatcatataaatcactatgtttCACATAATACCGCAAATCATATTACAGTGTTATTCTCAAGTCACATTAATCAACTAATCTAATCATAATAATCTCAATCATACCCAACGTCATTCCACAATCatgtcaattaatcaattccaTGAATCAAAGATGCCCGATATTAACGTCTAACTACATTAAtcaatcaatgaaaaaaaaaacatataatttccCAAATTTAATTAAGGAACTCTTTATAATTCCCTACTTGAATTATAAGTAAtaaacatggtaattctaatttattttcacaaggtctattgtgggtaattcccacTCACACAAATTTAGGGTTATAAACTAACCTTCAGGAAATGAGCAAGAGTAaggattctggaccactcaacatAATCCAACTAAACTATGATCCCTTATTTCATATGCACCAAGTACAATTAATCATCATCATCCCTAACAGTCCCCCAACACAAGTATACTAAGTAGGACTGTATCATATagctctaggtagtgatcacccaacgcggatataccaagcatgatcactcctagaatgcgtatggtcccccatcgcggatatatCAAGCAGAACCATAAGCATATTCTAATCGTGCAGACGGTGATCACCcaacgcggatataccaagcataaTCACCCCTGAAATACGTATGGTCCCCCAAcgcagatataccaagcaggaccatccatgtaccaatGCTACATGGTGCAATCAAACCAACACACAACCTACCTCCTACCTCCACACTTATGATTTACAACATGAGCACAAACACCATCCATTTTTGATTTCCCATCTAGGTTCCAAAGCATTGTTTCAAATTATTACTACAAGCATCCACGACCTCAATTAACTCCTATTCTCATGTATATGCAATTACTAAATGCATCACCTTTGACTCTAGTCTTAATTAGATTACTTGGGACTACTAATAACTCTATGAGATCCAAGTACTATTTTGGTTAACTTAAATTAGCATGATCAAAATAAATGTAACATTTGAATGAAAACACTTACAGAAAATAAGTGAAGATGCTATTTACAAATATAGATGTACCTGTATATAAAAGCCTTGGCAGTTGGTGCATATATATTTCCAGGGATATAAGTAAGTTCCCTTGAATATGCATACAGAGATATATGTATACGGTAAATACGAAAACAATTTCATCCCTTCATTATTTTATGCATACATATAAGGATTCGTTCAACTTCAGACATATGCAAAAAGGTCTGATAATGTTAAACCAATGAGATGGAATCCATATGTTCATCAACAATGGCTATTCACTGTCATTCATATAAAAGCCATGGCTATTCACTGTCATCACAAAGACAAAATCTGGACCACGTCTGACTAAATGTATACAAACAACTCTATTGTactaaatataaagaaaaacaatttcACATTATGAGACAATATAAATGTCGATTCCCCATCATCAACATTACATTAATGCATTCACTAACTTTAAAGCAACAAATGCAACATGATAAAtgggtaattttcaaataaGGCTATACATACATAGCGTCAACCATCATCGTGGTTGTCTACTAGCCTGGGATGTTAGGTAACAACTGAGAAAAGACACACCAAAGTAGCAGAGTTATAGGTGTTCATCAAACAAAACCAAAGAGACTATCTCCCAATAGTAAGAGCCACATATAGTATGATGTAATGATCATCATATACTAACCgtgaaaaatgaaaggaaaccTTGGAATCCTTTCTGATATATAAATACGACAACCACAACAACAATCGactatcaaatttcaaaaatataaacaaaggCAGAAGAGGAACTTATAGCAGTAAGCTTTCTGATTCTATGGAATTTGGGCAGCCATACCTTGCGACGGCATAGTTTGGAGCCAAGGAAAAGGGAATGATGGGTCTGGTCCATAATCCCCGACCGGAGATAACCCCCTTCCTTGCTTCTCGATCCATCTTCCCTTTTTATCTCCTTctttctcatattttattttattattatttttcttcttctcatctTTCCATCTTAACCGTCCATCTCTATCCTTCTTTCAAtcacagccacacacgtggcacaaGACTGATGCTCCAACAAATCTGGAGCTTCTAGATTTATGGTCAAATGACTAATTTGCCCTCAACTTTGTTCGTTTATAACTCATTCGTTAAAACTTCAAATTACGTTCTATTTGCGCCCACGCGTTTGTATTGATACGTACTATCCAAATATACAAAGAAATATGGAAAATTATGGAAAGATCAAGTATGTCCACAAAGAATCTCATTTAACACGAGAAGGGCAATTTCGTCCTTTTACTTATCGAATAAAATTTTTATATGCAGTAAATATAAACGCGTCAAAACTACTAATATGAATATGAAATACGGAATACGTAATTCTAAATAGTGAAATCCGGGGAAGGGATTTCACGGATATTTACcctaaataattttattttaattattttctatcTTGTCTTGGTTATAGTATTTATTTCTATTGCTAATAAATGACTCACACTCTAACTCGGAAATAGTCTTCTTCGATAGTCGTTGTGTGACAGCTTGATATAGCTAGGTCGTATTAttgatttgtttggttttattgTTAATTGTCAAATTGTTGTCAACTTAGACCATCTACAATGGTAGgagcaaaaaatttaaaacctgCCTCgtattttcaattatttatttatatgtataagGTTAATTATTGTTTTCTACTAGCTATATTGTTTTATATGTATAAGGTTAATTATTGTTTTCTACTAGTTATTGTTTTTGTgtgaaaacaaaaatcattttttcttttttgttgaaaaacaaaaatctttCAATTACATGACATTGATTTAACATATTAGTTAACAATTGTATCAATAGACAATCGTGGTTATAAATGACACATGACACTCGATGCTTAACATTGATGAATCACACAATAATGATCAGAAATAGGCTAAAATGCCTCAGTCTTCCTTATGCTTAAATCTCAaagctccaaaaaaaaaaataaaaagtggtcTCCAACTCCATGTAACTGGCAAGACATGGAAGAAAAATATGTCTTCtaagtaaaaacaaaaagaaaaactttataaTATGGCCAGACGCATCAAAGTTCTATTTCATTGCTATCATGCTACTCACATGGATCTACATTTCTCACACAAGATTCCAAATACACATCAAAGTATCTCACCATAAAATCTCACTACAAACTAAAACAAGATATATAAAGgaaagaaattaaacaaattaaaccg
This region includes:
- the LOC137730034 gene encoding probable glutathione S-transferase parC isoform X2, giving the protein MAGKVVVLGFWTSMFGERSRIALEEKGVKYVYRQEDLSNKSPLLLQMNPVHKKIPVLIHNGKPVCESLIIVQYIDEVWKDQAASLLPLDPYDRARARFWADLIDKKFHVAGRKIWSIKGEEHEAAKKEFIEILKQLERELGDKPYLGGERFGFLDIALIGFYNYFYVFESRGNLSMEAECPKIVAWANRCLLRESASKSVADPKKV
- the LOC137730034 gene encoding probable glutathione S-transferase parC isoform X1 → MAGKVVVLGFWTSMFGERSRIALEEKGVKYVYRQEDLSNKSPLLLQMNPVHKKIPVLIHNGKPVCESLIIVQYIDEVWKDQAASLLPLDPYDRARARFWADLIDKKFHVAGRKIWSIKGEEHEAAKKEFIEILKQLERELGDKPYLGGERFGFLDIALIGFYNYFYVFESRGNLSMEAECPKIVAWANRCLLRESASKSVADPKKVHECIIQIPKI